The following coding sequences are from one bacterium SCSIO 12741 window:
- a CDS encoding STAS domain-containing protein produces the protein MNFTVEKTEQYDLLKVVADKLNGVISGELKDLMEESITNGQRNLVLDLSDTKFCDSSGLSAILVGNRRCNQTEGMFVVAGAKDMVMKLITLSQLDKVLTLVPTVSEAHDMIVMSEVEKQLNDEN, from the coding sequence ATGAATTTTACAGTAGAAAAGACGGAACAATACGACCTGTTAAAAGTAGTGGCTGACAAATTGAACGGTGTAATTTCAGGTGAATTGAAAGACCTGATGGAAGAAAGCATCACCAATGGTCAACGCAACTTGGTTTTAGATTTGTCTGATACCAAATTCTGTGATTCTTCAGGATTGAGCGCAATCCTTGTTGGTAACCGCAGATGCAACCAAACAGAAGGCATGTTTGTTGTTGCAGGTGCCAAGGATATGGTAATGAAGCTCATTACTCTATCTCAGTTGGACAAGGTATTAACCCTGGTCCCTACAGTTTCCGAAGCACACGACATGATCGTGATGTCGGAAGTAGAGAAACAACTTAACGACGAAAATTGA
- a CDS encoding aspartate carbamoyltransferase catalytic subunit — MSSLSVDHLIGIKDLTEDDIHLIFETADNFKQVINRPIKKVPTLRDITIANLFFENSTRTKLSFELAEKRLSADVINFSAGSSSVKKGETLVDTVNNILAMKVDMVVMRHPYPGASVYLSRQVDSRIINAGDGAHEHPTQALLDAYSIREAHNDVAGKKVVIVGDILHSRVALSNILCLQKLGAEVMVCGPTTLIPKHIDKLGVRVEHNLRSALEWCDIANMLRIQRERLDINYFPSLREYTMLFGLTQPLLDSLDKEITVMHPGPINRGVEISSEVADSDQAIILEQVENGVAVRMAILYLLAQKIRRD; from the coding sequence ATGAGTAGTTTATCAGTTGATCATTTAATCGGAATCAAAGACCTCACTGAGGATGACATTCATTTGATTTTTGAAACGGCTGACAACTTTAAGCAAGTGATCAATCGTCCGATTAAAAAGGTTCCTACTCTTCGTGATATTACCATTGCCAACCTCTTTTTTGAAAACTCTACAAGAACAAAGCTCTCCTTTGAATTGGCCGAAAAACGGCTTTCTGCTGATGTGATTAATTTTTCAGCGGGTTCTTCTTCTGTCAAAAAAGGCGAGACCTTAGTAGATACAGTCAACAATATTTTGGCCATGAAAGTGGACATGGTGGTAATGCGTCACCCCTACCCGGGTGCCTCTGTTTACCTGTCCAGACAAGTGGATTCACGCATCATTAATGCGGGTGACGGAGCTCATGAGCATCCAACGCAAGCCCTGCTCGATGCCTACTCCATTCGAGAGGCTCATAACGATGTAGCCGGTAAAAAAGTGGTCATTGTGGGAGATATTCTTCATAGCCGGGTAGCCTTAAGCAACATTTTGTGCTTACAGAAATTGGGTGCTGAAGTAATGGTTTGTGGCCCGACCACCCTCATCCCAAAACACATTGACAAATTAGGTGTTCGAGTAGAACACAACTTAAGATCAGCTCTCGAGTGGTGCGACATTGCAAACATGCTTCGCATTCAACGTGAACGACTGGATATCAACTACTTCCCTTCACTTCGGGAGTATACCATGTTGTTCGGATTAACTCAACCACTACTCGATTCTTTAGACAAAGAGATTACCGTAATGCACCCTGGACCGATTAATCGAGGGGTTGAAATTTCGAGTGAAGTAGCTGATAGCGATCAAGCAATAATATTGGAACAAGTAGAGAACGGCGTGGCAGTCCGCATGGCGATCCTTTACTTGCTCGCACAAAAAATTCGGAGAGACTAA